Proteins from a genomic interval of Bradyrhizobium sp. G127:
- a CDS encoding TetR/AcrR family transcriptional regulator: MGHSKADKARNRERILEVAAAQLRECGLEGVSIGDLMKAVDLTHGGFYGHFASRDDLVAAALDKALVDGEASAVKSGSAKGKRTLKSLANSYLSKIHRDNPNSGCAVSALAGDVARSNDQNREIMSKHLARYFDNIQNVVGENGSRELAISLMCMMVGAVTLSRVMTDANHSDEILQAARKAMLQLGQQEQSS, translated from the coding sequence GTGGGGCATTCGAAGGCGGATAAGGCTCGGAATAGAGAGCGAATCTTAGAGGTGGCGGCCGCGCAATTGCGGGAGTGCGGCCTCGAGGGGGTAAGCATTGGCGACCTGATGAAGGCCGTGGATCTCACACACGGCGGCTTCTACGGACACTTTGCTTCGCGAGACGACTTGGTTGCAGCCGCCCTCGACAAGGCGCTGGTAGACGGGGAAGCATCGGCTGTTAAATCCGGCTCAGCCAAAGGCAAGCGGACACTCAAATCTCTGGCGAACAGCTATTTGAGTAAGATCCACCGTGACAATCCGAACTCCGGGTGTGCTGTATCCGCGCTGGCCGGTGACGTTGCACGGTCGAACGATCAGAACCGCGAGATTATGAGCAAACACCTCGCGAGATATTTTGACAACATACAAAACGTCGTGGGCGAGAATGGCTCTCGAGAGCTGGCCATTTCCTTGATGTGCATGATGGTTGGCGCCGTCACTCTGTCTCGTGTGATGACAGACGCAAATCACTCGGATGAAATCCTGCAAGCCGCGCGAAAAGCGATGCTGCAACTGGGGCAGCAGGAACAGAGCAGTTGA
- a CDS encoding nitronate monooxygenase family protein — MSLPEFLKNSLELPIVGSPLFIVSGPELVIAQCQAGIVGSFPALNARPAHMLGEWLTRIEGELGEYRAQNPDKKVAPYAVNQICHASNDRLFADMETCVKHKVPIIITSLRPPAEIVKAAHSYGGVVFHDVINVKHARKAAEQGVDGLILVCAGAGGHAGTLSPFALVREVRQWFKGTILLSGSISDGWSVASALALGADLAYMGTRFIATAEAGAADSYKAALVADHAADDIVYTNLFTGIHGNYLRPSIKAAGLDPDNLPVADKSVMNFGSGGNMGAKAWRDIWGAGQGIGQITDAPSVEELVKRLKAEFTDASENFLSSATFAARGGSLKAGTLA, encoded by the coding sequence ATGTCTCTTCCCGAGTTTCTGAAGAATTCACTTGAATTGCCGATCGTCGGCTCGCCGCTTTTTATTGTTTCAGGACCTGAACTCGTGATCGCGCAGTGCCAGGCGGGAATAGTCGGTTCATTTCCCGCTTTGAATGCTCGTCCGGCTCATATGTTGGGTGAATGGCTCACCCGCATTGAGGGTGAACTTGGCGAGTATCGTGCTCAAAATCCGGACAAGAAAGTGGCGCCGTATGCCGTCAACCAGATCTGTCACGCTTCGAATGACCGGCTATTTGCGGACATGGAAACGTGTGTGAAGCACAAGGTGCCGATTATCATCACATCGCTGCGTCCACCGGCTGAGATCGTCAAGGCCGCGCATTCCTATGGGGGCGTCGTGTTCCATGACGTCATCAATGTTAAGCACGCACGTAAGGCCGCTGAGCAAGGCGTCGACGGCTTGATCTTGGTTTGCGCTGGTGCTGGAGGCCATGCCGGTACGTTGTCGCCGTTCGCGCTGGTGCGTGAGGTCCGGCAGTGGTTCAAGGGCACAATTCTCCTGTCAGGTTCGATTTCGGACGGTTGGAGTGTAGCGTCAGCGTTGGCGCTTGGAGCCGATCTCGCCTACATGGGTACGCGCTTTATAGCTACCGCAGAGGCCGGCGCCGCCGATTCCTATAAAGCAGCCTTAGTTGCCGATCACGCGGCTGACGACATCGTTTATACAAATCTGTTTACTGGCATTCATGGTAACTATCTCCGTCCTTCGATCAAGGCCGCCGGGTTGGATCCCGACAATCTTCCTGTGGCAGACAAGTCGGTGATGAACTTTGGCTCTGGGGGGAACATGGGAGCGAAGGCTTGGCGCGATATCTGGGGGGCCGGGCAGGGGATTGGCCAAATCACGGACGCACCTTCGGTGGAAGAATTGGTCAAGCGCCTCAAGGCAGAATTTACCGATGCCTCGGAAAATTTCCTGTCGTCGGCAACCTTCGCCGCTCGCGGTGGAAGCCTTAAAGCCGGGACGCTAGCGTGA
- a CDS encoding nuclear transport factor 2 family protein, producing the protein MVEKRLSSFIESSLAVWHHFMSTNVADDLLPLLAEEIVFRSPVAHEPYPGRDAAILVLTTANSVFQDFRYHRECVSADGLNVVLEFEAKVNGRELKGIDFIRFDAVGKITEFEVMVRPLSGLKELASAMNERLASKKKLLSG; encoded by the coding sequence ATGGTTGAGAAGAGACTCAGTAGCTTCATTGAATCGTCGCTAGCAGTTTGGCATCATTTCATGAGTACAAATGTGGCTGATGATCTGCTCCCGTTACTTGCAGAGGAGATTGTATTTCGATCTCCGGTAGCACATGAACCCTATCCTGGACGGGACGCCGCAATTCTTGTTCTGACGACTGCGAACTCTGTATTTCAGGATTTCCGTTATCACCGCGAGTGCGTAAGCGCTGATGGTCTCAACGTCGTTCTTGAATTTGAAGCGAAAGTGAATGGACGGGAGTTGAAGGGGATCGACTTTATCCGGTTCGATGCGGTGGGTAAAATTACCGAGTTCGAGGTCATGGTAAGGCCACTCAGTGGTTTAAAGGAGCTTGCATCCGCGATGAATGAACGACTCGCGTCTAAGAAGAAGCTGCTGTCTGGTTAG
- a CDS encoding branched-chain amino acid ABC transporter permease, whose protein sequence is MATNTDNAVPATGRTADEMIAFVIMTGLLAVVPLTGIYPYFVMQALCFALFACAFNLLIGYSGLLSFGHAMFLGTAGYVTAHALKVWGVSPEIGIILGVAASCALSVITGLIAIRRQGIYFAMITLALSQLLFFIYLQTPFTHGEDGIQGIPQGMMFGFLGLSKATTLYYVVLVIFLLGFLLIYRAINSPFGEVLKSIRENEQRAISLGYKTDQYKFLAYVLSGSLAGLAGAVKVFVAQNASLTDVHWTMSGEVVLMTLVGGLGTVFGPVVGAFVIIAMQQYLAGFGQWVTVIQGAIFVICVLTFRRGVIGEIAHFFKRSL, encoded by the coding sequence ATGGCAACAAACACCGACAACGCCGTTCCCGCAACGGGCCGCACCGCCGACGAGATGATCGCCTTCGTCATCATGACGGGGTTGCTGGCTGTTGTGCCGCTGACCGGGATTTATCCTTACTTCGTGATGCAGGCGCTGTGCTTTGCTCTGTTCGCCTGCGCCTTCAATCTTCTGATCGGTTACAGCGGCCTGCTGTCGTTCGGTCATGCCATGTTCCTCGGCACCGCGGGCTATGTGACCGCCCATGCGCTGAAGGTCTGGGGCGTGTCGCCCGAGATCGGCATCATTCTGGGTGTCGCCGCCTCATGCGCGCTGAGCGTCATTACCGGGCTGATCGCCATCCGCCGGCAGGGCATCTACTTCGCGATGATCACGCTGGCGTTGTCGCAGTTGCTGTTCTTCATCTACCTGCAGACACCCTTCACCCACGGGGAAGACGGCATCCAGGGCATTCCGCAGGGCATGATGTTCGGCTTCCTCGGCCTGTCGAAGGCGACGACGCTCTATTACGTGGTTCTGGTGATCTTCCTGCTCGGCTTCCTGCTGATCTATCGTGCGATCAACTCGCCATTCGGCGAAGTCCTGAAATCGATCCGCGAGAACGAGCAGCGTGCGATCTCGCTCGGCTACAAGACTGACCAGTACAAGTTCCTGGCTTATGTCCTGTCCGGCAGCCTGGCGGGTCTTGCCGGTGCGGTGAAGGTGTTCGTGGCGCAGAACGCATCGCTGACCGACGTGCACTGGACCATGTCCGGCGAAGTCGTGCTGATGACGCTGGTCGGCGGGCTCGGCACCGTGTTCGGGCCCGTGGTCGGGGCCTTTGTGATCATTGCCATGCAGCAGTATCTGGCCGGGTTCGGGCAGTGGGTCACCGTGATCCAGGGCGCGATCTTCGTGATCTGCGTGCTGACCTTCCGCCGCGGCGTGATCGGCGAAATCGCTCATTTCTTCAAGCGATCGCTCTGA
- a CDS encoding branched-chain amino acid ABC transporter permease, producing MQSLYAQLLVGLINGSFYALLSLGLAVIFGMLNIINFAHGALYMMGAFVAYFLLNLAGINYWWALILAPLVVGGFGIILERTMLQWLTGLDHLYGLLLTFGMALIIQGVFQNYFGSSGLPYAIPDLLKGGVNLGFMYLPIYRGWVVIFSLIVCIATWYMIERTRLGAYLRAATENPTLVRAFGINVPRMITLTYGLGVGLAALAGVLSAPINQVRPLMGADLIIVVFAVVVIGGMGSIMGSIITGFTLGVIEGLTKYSYPEASNTVVFVLMVLVLLVKPTGLTGRAN from the coding sequence ATGCAATCCCTGTACGCCCAGCTTCTGGTCGGATTGATCAACGGCTCGTTCTACGCGCTGCTCAGCCTTGGGTTGGCCGTGATCTTCGGCATGCTCAACATCATCAACTTCGCGCACGGCGCGCTCTACATGATGGGCGCGTTCGTCGCGTACTTCCTGCTGAACCTTGCGGGCATCAACTACTGGTGGGCGCTGATCCTGGCGCCGTTGGTTGTGGGCGGCTTCGGCATCATTCTCGAGCGCACGATGCTGCAATGGCTGACCGGCCTCGATCATCTGTATGGTTTGCTGCTGACGTTCGGCATGGCGCTGATCATTCAGGGCGTGTTCCAGAACTATTTCGGATCGTCCGGGTTGCCTTATGCCATTCCCGACCTTCTCAAGGGCGGCGTCAATCTCGGCTTCATGTACCTGCCGATCTATCGCGGCTGGGTCGTGATCTTCTCGCTGATCGTCTGCATCGCGACCTGGTACATGATCGAGCGGACGCGGCTCGGCGCATATCTGCGCGCCGCGACGGAGAATCCGACGCTGGTGCGCGCCTTCGGCATCAACGTGCCGCGCATGATCACGCTGACTTACGGCCTCGGCGTCGGCCTTGCGGCGCTGGCCGGTGTGCTGTCCGCGCCGATCAACCAGGTGCGCCCGCTGATGGGCGCGGATCTCATCATCGTCGTGTTCGCGGTCGTCGTGATCGGCGGCATGGGATCGATCATGGGCTCGATCATCACCGGCTTCACGCTCGGCGTGATCGAAGGTCTGACCAAGTATTCCTATCCCGAGGCATCCAACACCGTGGTCTTCGTGCTGATGGTGCTGGTGCTGCTTGTGAAGCCAACGGGACTGACGGGACGGGCGAACTGA
- a CDS encoding ABC transporter ATP-binding protein translates to MNSQAVSNAAGSPVLTVKNLEAWYGESHILHGMNFEVRPGEVVTLLGRNGAGKTSTLKSVMGIIGKRTGSVSFEGNEIIRLPAEKIARLGVAFCPEERGIFASLDVKENFLLPPVIRSGGMTLEQIFELFPNLKERLGSQGTKLSGGEQQMLAIARILRTGARFLMLDEPTEGLAPVIIQQIGKMIARLKAEGFTILLVEQNFRFASTVADHFYIVEHGKIIDTFANSELQTNMEKLHTYLGV, encoded by the coding sequence ATGAACAGTCAGGCCGTGAGTAACGCTGCCGGCTCGCCGGTTCTCACCGTCAAGAACCTCGAGGCGTGGTACGGCGAGTCCCACATCCTGCACGGCATGAACTTCGAGGTTCGTCCCGGCGAGGTGGTCACGCTGCTCGGCCGCAACGGCGCCGGCAAGACCTCGACGCTCAAGTCGGTGATGGGAATTATCGGCAAGCGCACAGGCTCGGTGTCGTTTGAGGGCAATGAGATCATCCGGCTGCCGGCGGAGAAGATCGCGCGGCTCGGCGTGGCGTTCTGCCCGGAAGAACGCGGCATCTTCGCCAGCCTCGATGTGAAGGAGAATTTCCTGCTGCCGCCGGTGATCCGCAGCGGCGGCATGACGCTGGAGCAGATCTTCGAGCTGTTTCCGAACCTGAAGGAGCGTCTCGGCAGCCAGGGCACCAAGCTGTCCGGCGGCGAGCAGCAGATGCTGGCGATCGCGCGCATCCTGCGCACCGGCGCGCGGTTCCTGATGCTGGACGAGCCGACCGAGGGCCTTGCCCCGGTCATCATCCAGCAGATCGGCAAGATGATCGCACGGCTGAAGGCGGAGGGCTTCACCATCCTCTTGGTGGAGCAGAACTTCCGTTTCGCCTCGACCGTCGCCGACCACTTCTACATCGTCGAGCACGGCAAGATCATCGACACATTCGCAAACTCGGAACTCCAGACCAACATGGAGAAATTGCACACTTATCTTGGAGTCTAG
- a CDS encoding ABC transporter ATP-binding protein, with protein sequence MSDEFILETHGLTKEFAGFVAVSDVNLRVRRGTIHALIGPNGAGKTTCFNLLTKFLKPTRGQILYKGLDITAMAPADVARLGLVRSFQISAVFPHLTALENVRVALQRQHGNSFEFWRSKSVLDRFNDRARELLDDVGLSEFASTPAVEMPYGRKRALEIATTLALDPEMMLLDEPMAGMGHEDIDKVAALIKRISQKYTILMVEHNLNVVANLSDTITVLTRGKVLAEGDYATLTKDPRVKEAYLGAGHE encoded by the coding sequence TTGTCTGATGAGTTTATTCTTGAAACCCACGGATTGACGAAAGAATTCGCGGGTTTTGTGGCCGTGAGTGACGTCAATCTGCGGGTGCGGCGGGGGACTATTCACGCTCTGATCGGTCCGAACGGGGCCGGCAAGACCACATGTTTCAACCTGCTGACCAAGTTCCTCAAGCCGACCCGCGGCCAGATTCTGTATAAGGGACTGGATATCACCGCGATGGCGCCGGCCGATGTGGCGCGGCTTGGCCTCGTGCGCTCGTTTCAGATTTCAGCTGTGTTTCCGCATCTCACCGCGCTGGAGAACGTGCGCGTTGCGCTGCAGCGGCAGCACGGCAACTCGTTCGAGTTCTGGCGGTCAAAATCCGTACTGGATCGCTTCAATGACCGTGCGCGGGAATTGCTTGATGACGTCGGACTGAGCGAGTTCGCTTCGACCCCTGCGGTGGAAATGCCTTACGGCCGAAAGCGTGCGCTGGAGATCGCAACAACCTTGGCGCTCGATCCCGAGATGATGCTGCTCGATGAGCCGATGGCCGGGATGGGCCACGAGGACATCGACAAGGTGGCGGCGCTGATCAAGCGCATTTCGCAGAAATACACGATCCTTATGGTCGAGCATAACCTGAACGTGGTCGCCAACCTGTCGGATACCATCACGGTGCTGACCCGCGGCAAGGTGCTGGCGGAAGGCGACTACGCCACGCTCACCAAAGACCCGCGGGTCAAGGAAGCCTATCTTGGAGCCGGCCATGAATAG
- a CDS encoding MaoC family dehydratase, which yields MTCTSQTRFVQLWCGMDSSVNPSNGAASIGRRVVYKSFPPITRHRLALYCGASGDFNPIHVDIDFAKSAGFPDVFAHGMLVMAYAGQALTDVVPPHRIRHFSSRFTAVAEVGSRLTCEGHVIELFDQSGESLMKLALRMKDQREEIKLLGEAVILIDRPSQ from the coding sequence ATGACGTGCACGTCGCAGACACGCTTTGTACAATTATGGTGCGGAATGGATAGCTCTGTGAATCCATCAAATGGTGCTGCGTCGATAGGACGGCGTGTCGTGTATAAGAGTTTCCCTCCAATAACCCGGCACCGACTCGCATTGTATTGTGGTGCATCCGGCGATTTCAATCCAATCCATGTCGACATCGACTTCGCAAAGTCAGCTGGCTTTCCCGATGTATTTGCTCATGGGATGCTAGTCATGGCGTACGCCGGCCAGGCTTTGACGGACGTGGTTCCGCCGCACCGTATCCGTCATTTTTCAAGTCGATTTACAGCGGTCGCTGAGGTGGGCTCTCGGCTGACTTGCGAAGGGCATGTGATCGAGTTGTTCGACCAATCTGGTGAAAGCTTAATGAAGCTTGCACTGCGGATGAAAGACCAGCGAGAGGAGATCAAATTGCTCGGGGAGGCGGTTATTTTGATCGATCGTCCCAGTCAATGA
- a CDS encoding MaoC family dehydratase N-terminal domain-containing protein has protein sequence MVDQSDVGRSFAPVIAYAEPRRLRYFLDALNEQNRIYREERAAHDRCCSAIPIPPTYLFCLQMLDNESPYEFLAELQIEPARVLHGEQSFSYHEPVVVGDTLTIVSTVADVAVKAAGALTRVVIESNFRNQHDVHVADTLCTIMVRNG, from the coding sequence TTGGTCGATCAGTCGGACGTAGGTCGTAGTTTCGCGCCAGTAATAGCGTATGCTGAGCCTCGTCGGCTTCGCTATTTCCTGGATGCGCTGAACGAGCAAAATCGAATCTATCGCGAGGAGAGGGCGGCGCACGACAGGTGCTGCTCGGCTATTCCTATACCACCCACTTACTTGTTTTGCCTCCAGATGTTGGACAATGAGTCTCCATACGAGTTCCTTGCCGAACTTCAGATCGAACCTGCCCGCGTGTTGCACGGTGAACAAAGCTTTAGCTATCACGAGCCTGTTGTCGTCGGCGATACACTAACGATTGTCTCGACTGTTGCAGATGTCGCTGTAAAAGCTGCAGGCGCGCTGACCCGTGTTGTGATCGAGAGCAATTTTAGAAACCAACATGACGTGCACGTCGCAGACACGCTTTGTACAATTATGGTGCGGAATGGATAG
- a CDS encoding crotonase/enoyl-CoA hydratase family protein, producing the protein MSEPSAPVLTEVRGTVLIVTLNRPEAKNAANLALAQGVAAAMDRLDSDDALTVGIITGAGGTFCSGMDLKGFLKGERPTIQGRGFAGLTEAPPKKPLIAAVDGFALAGGMEIALACDMIVANRNAKFGIPEAKRGLAAAGGGLMRMPRQMPFRAAMEFALTGEFFGADRAYQLGIINRVTDGPAIEAALELAAAVGSNGPLAVKASKQVIVESRLWPDDQMWKKQQEIVGRVFTSEDAREGAAAFAEKRAPNWKGK; encoded by the coding sequence ATGTCTGAACCCAGTGCGCCTGTTCTGACGGAAGTTCGCGGGACTGTTTTGATTGTTACCCTGAACCGGCCAGAAGCGAAGAACGCGGCTAACCTTGCGCTTGCGCAAGGCGTGGCGGCGGCCATGGATCGCCTCGATTCCGACGATGCGTTGACGGTTGGCATTATCACAGGTGCCGGTGGCACCTTCTGCTCGGGCATGGACCTGAAGGGCTTTCTCAAGGGCGAGCGGCCGACGATCCAGGGACGCGGATTCGCAGGCCTGACCGAAGCGCCGCCGAAGAAGCCGCTGATCGCAGCGGTGGATGGCTTTGCGCTTGCAGGCGGTATGGAAATCGCGCTGGCTTGCGACATGATTGTCGCCAACCGCAATGCCAAGTTCGGAATTCCCGAAGCAAAGCGCGGACTGGCTGCAGCGGGCGGCGGATTGATGCGGATGCCGCGTCAGATGCCGTTCCGGGCCGCGATGGAATTCGCCTTGACCGGTGAGTTCTTCGGCGCGGACCGCGCCTATCAGCTCGGCATCATCAACCGCGTGACCGATGGCCCTGCCATCGAGGCTGCGCTTGAGCTTGCCGCGGCTGTCGGCTCCAACGGCCCGCTCGCCGTGAAAGCATCGAAGCAGGTGATCGTCGAGTCCCGGCTCTGGCCGGACGATCAGATGTGGAAGAAGCAGCAGGAGATCGTCGGCCGTGTCTTCACATCCGAGGATGCGCGCGAAGGTGCGGCGGCTTTTGCCGAAAAGCGCGCCCCGAACTGGAAGGGCAAGTAA
- a CDS encoding CaiB/BaiF CoA-transferase family protein: protein MSVQSQLTPSAPCSANGPLKGLRIVEFEAIGPVPFAGMLLSDMGADIIRVDRPGTVVGETDFLSRGRLRVEADLKDPVSAGAVVGLCDLADVVIEGFRPGVMERLGFGPDILCDRNPRLVYGRMTGWGQHGPLAAAAGHDINYIALSGALAAIGESNGRPVAPLNLVGDYGGGAMYLVMGVLAALLEVRNSGKGQVVDAAMCDGATSLMSLFYSLHAQGKWLAEREANIIDGAAPFYGAYECADGKYVAVGALESKFYAILLKGLQLSGIDVDSQNDKSNWPALKIKFAKVFKTKSQEEWVKVFQGLDACVAPILSMQDAPSHPHFSARETFVSVEGVVQPGPAPRFSRTASQIQFNASTVCNKLCDITERWSR from the coding sequence GTGTCTGTACAGTCTCAGCTGACGCCATCAGCACCATGTTCTGCGAACGGTCCTCTCAAAGGACTACGCATTGTAGAATTCGAGGCCATCGGTCCGGTGCCGTTCGCGGGGATGCTGCTTTCCGATATGGGGGCTGACATCATTCGAGTGGATAGACCAGGTACCGTTGTCGGTGAAACGGACTTTCTCAGCCGGGGCCGTCTTCGCGTTGAGGCAGATCTCAAGGATCCAGTGAGTGCCGGTGCGGTGGTCGGTCTCTGCGACCTGGCGGACGTGGTGATTGAGGGGTTCCGCCCTGGCGTAATGGAGCGTCTGGGATTTGGCCCCGATATTCTTTGTGATCGTAATCCCAGGTTGGTTTACGGACGTATGACCGGATGGGGGCAGCACGGACCGCTGGCCGCGGCGGCAGGCCACGACATCAATTACATTGCGTTGTCGGGTGCACTTGCTGCGATCGGCGAGTCCAATGGGAGGCCCGTCGCCCCGTTGAACCTCGTTGGCGACTATGGTGGCGGTGCAATGTATCTCGTTATGGGTGTTCTCGCCGCACTGCTTGAGGTCCGTAACTCAGGCAAGGGCCAGGTGGTAGACGCAGCAATGTGCGACGGTGCAACCTCTCTGATGTCGCTTTTCTATTCGCTGCACGCACAGGGCAAGTGGTTGGCGGAACGGGAGGCAAACATCATAGATGGAGCAGCGCCGTTCTACGGTGCATATGAGTGTGCGGACGGAAAGTATGTGGCCGTGGGAGCACTGGAGTCGAAGTTTTATGCTATCCTTTTGAAGGGCCTCCAGTTATCCGGGATCGACGTTGACTCACAGAATGATAAGTCGAACTGGCCCGCACTCAAAATCAAGTTTGCGAAAGTCTTCAAAACAAAATCTCAAGAGGAATGGGTCAAAGTATTTCAAGGGCTCGATGCTTGCGTTGCGCCCATACTAAGTATGCAGGACGCGCCATCCCATCCTCATTTCTCCGCTCGAGAAACATTCGTGAGCGTCGAAGGCGTTGTCCAGCCAGGTCCGGCACCACGTTTCTCGCGAACCGCATCACAGATACAGTTCAATGCATCGACGGTGTGCAACAAGCTTTGCGATATAACCGAAAGGTGGTCTCGGTGA
- a CDS encoding glucose 1-dehydrogenase has translation MLQRGEPYMRGLAGRTAIITGGGSGIGEAICRRLAEAGVNVAIFDRNRNGADRVAESLSEFGVSTHVEHLDISDLAAVTLAVERTERVLGPVDVLVNNAGWDKMTSFLATDEELRDKVIATNLKGPINLIHVVATNMERRKFGRIVSISSDAGRVGSSGQGVYSACKAGVIALSKTLARELARSGILLNVVCPGPTKTPMMSEGIAEEGEARAILDRMARAIPLRRMGEPQDMAGIVAFLASDEASYITGQVISVSGGLTMHG, from the coding sequence ATGCTTCAACGTGGAGAGCCATACATGCGAGGTCTAGCAGGTCGTACCGCAATCATAACCGGTGGCGGTAGCGGTATAGGCGAGGCCATCTGTCGCCGGCTGGCGGAAGCGGGCGTTAATGTCGCCATTTTTGACCGGAACCGAAACGGCGCAGACCGAGTAGCGGAAAGTCTTTCGGAGTTTGGCGTGAGTACCCACGTGGAGCATCTCGATATATCAGACTTGGCCGCGGTTACGCTCGCTGTTGAAAGAACAGAGAGGGTGCTTGGTCCCGTCGATGTGCTGGTTAACAATGCCGGCTGGGACAAGATGACCAGCTTCCTCGCGACGGATGAAGAGCTTCGAGACAAAGTCATCGCGACCAACCTTAAGGGACCAATCAACCTGATTCATGTCGTCGCAACGAATATGGAGCGGCGAAAATTCGGACGAATCGTCTCGATATCATCGGATGCAGGACGCGTCGGTTCATCTGGCCAAGGTGTTTACTCTGCCTGTAAGGCTGGTGTGATTGCCCTGTCCAAGACTCTGGCTCGCGAGCTTGCGCGATCAGGGATTCTTTTGAATGTTGTATGCCCTGGACCGACAAAGACGCCGATGATGAGTGAAGGGATCGCGGAGGAAGGTGAAGCTCGCGCCATACTAGATCGTATGGCTCGCGCCATTCCTTTGCGACGCATGGGCGAGCCGCAGGACATGGCGGGGATCGTTGCGTTTCTTGCGAGCGATGAGGCGAGCTACATCACCGGACAAGTAATTAGTGTTTCTGGCGGCCTCACGATGCACGGTTGA
- a CDS encoding acyl-CoA dehydrogenase family protein, which translates to MLTADQIAIRDMTRKFVRSEILPNIMQWEEQGMVPEHIWQKIGNLGLHGVCVPTMWGGSDSGVISWAIMVEELSYGDCAIGNQIGGISYPFASKLLEFGTDHQKEKYLRPVVDGAHYIALLLSESHAGSDLSKVRTTATRKDGRWVVNGEKAFISGGSTAGVAILLASTDQSAGKNGLTAFLIKPNTPGYNVVRKEKKLGHRIMDICQIALENFEVADDAVLGSVGSGYKTILEGLETNRIGVAAQAVGVAQAAYDAAAAYALERHSFGKPIADHQAVGFRLADMATRIEAARQLYLRAARLKEEGQQRVVEASMAKLFASEMAEWVCSSAVQIFGGAGCIQGSIVEKLYRDQRVLQIYEGTSEVLKMIIQRHVTRAA; encoded by the coding sequence ATGCTGACAGCAGATCAAATCGCCATTCGCGATATGACCAGAAAGTTCGTGCGCTCCGAAATTCTCCCCAACATCATGCAGTGGGAAGAACAGGGAATGGTGCCAGAACATATCTGGCAAAAAATTGGAAATCTCGGACTTCACGGTGTCTGCGTGCCAACGATGTGGGGCGGTTCGGATAGTGGCGTAATCAGCTGGGCCATTATGGTGGAAGAGCTATCGTATGGTGATTGTGCAATCGGCAACCAGATTGGCGGGATATCGTATCCGTTCGCGTCAAAGCTTCTGGAGTTCGGAACCGATCACCAGAAAGAGAAATACCTGCGGCCAGTCGTAGACGGAGCTCATTACATCGCCCTTCTGTTGAGTGAATCTCATGCAGGATCGGATCTCTCCAAGGTTCGGACGACTGCCACCCGAAAAGATGGCCGTTGGGTCGTTAATGGGGAGAAAGCATTCATCTCAGGAGGGAGCACGGCGGGAGTCGCGATCCTTCTTGCCTCGACCGATCAGAGTGCTGGAAAAAATGGACTGACGGCGTTTCTCATCAAACCAAACACACCCGGCTACAACGTTGTTCGGAAGGAGAAAAAGCTTGGCCATCGCATTATGGACATTTGTCAGATCGCTCTCGAAAACTTTGAGGTGGCTGACGATGCAGTGCTGGGATCGGTTGGAAGTGGCTACAAAACCATTCTTGAGGGTCTTGAGACCAACCGTATTGGAGTTGCAGCGCAAGCAGTTGGTGTAGCTCAAGCGGCGTATGATGCAGCCGCGGCCTATGCCCTTGAACGCCACAGTTTTGGAAAACCCATCGCTGATCATCAAGCTGTCGGATTTCGACTTGCTGATATGGCAACACGAATTGAAGCCGCTCGCCAGCTTTACCTGCGTGCTGCTCGGCTGAAGGAGGAGGGTCAGCAGCGCGTAGTGGAGGCCTCGATGGCAAAACTGTTCGCATCCGAGATGGCGGAATGGGTTTGCAGCAGTGCAGTCCAGATCTTCGGAGGAGCTGGCTGCATTCAAGGTTCAATTGTTGAAAAATTGTATCGGGATCAGCGCGTACTGCAGATTTACGAAGGAACAAGCGAGGTCTTGAAGATGATTATTCAGCGGCACGTGACGCGAGCTGCTTAG